A stretch of Helicobacter pylori DNA encodes these proteins:
- a CDS encoding F0F1 ATP synthase subunit C produces the protein MKFLALFFLALAGVAFAHDGGMGGMDMIKSYSILGAMIGLGIAAFGGAIGMGNAAAATITGTARNPGVGGKLLTTMFVAMAMIEAQVIYTLVFAIIAIYSNPFLS, from the coding sequence ATGAAATTTTTAGCGTTATTTTTTCTGGCTTTAGCGGGCGTTGCTTTCGCTCATGATGGTGGAATGGGTGGGATGGATATGATTAAATCTTATTCTATCTTAGGGGCGATGATCGGTTTAGGGATTGCCGCTTTTGGTGGGGCGATCGGTATGGGGAATGCGGCCGCAGCGACCATTACAGGCACAGCGAGAAACCCAGGAGTGGGCGGTAAATTGCTCACAACCATGTTTGTGGCCATGGCGATGATTGAAGCGCAAGTGATTTATACTCTAGTGTTTGCTATTATCGCTATTTATAGTAACCCATTCTTAAGTTAA
- the cysE gene encoding serine O-acetyltransferase, with amino-acid sequence MLDLSYSLERVLQEDPAARNKWEVLLLYPGIHALLCYRLAHALHKRRFYFIARTLSQLARFITGIEIHPGAKIGRGLFIDHGMGVVIGETTEIGDDVTIYHGVTLGGTGKFKGKRHPTLGNRVVVGAGAKVLGAIYVGDDVKIGANAVVLSDLPTGSTAVGAKAKTITKDR; translated from the coding sequence ATGCTAGATCTGTCTTATAGCCTGGAGCGTGTCTTGCAAGAAGACCCGGCAGCTAGGAATAAGTGGGAGGTTCTCTTGCTTTATCCGGGCATTCATGCGCTGCTTTGTTACCGCCTAGCGCATGCGTTGCACAAGCGGAGGTTTTACTTCATCGCTCGTACGCTTTCTCAGTTAGCACGCTTTATCACTGGGATAGAAATCCACCCGGGCGCTAAGATTGGGAGAGGGCTTTTTATCGATCATGGCATGGGTGTGGTGATTGGCGAGACCACAGAGATTGGAGATGATGTTACCATTTATCATGGCGTAACTCTAGGGGGTACGGGCAAGTTCAAGGGCAAGCGCCACCCTACTTTAGGCAATCGTGTGGTAGTGGGGGCAGGGGCTAAGGTCTTGGGCGCGATTTATGTGGGCGATGATGTGAAGATTGGGGCTAATGCGGTGGTGCTTTCAGATTTACCCACGGGTTCTACGGCTGTAGGTGCTAAAGCCAAAACCATCACAAAGGATCGTTAA
- a CDS encoding IceA2 protein — MAVVIKVVNGKIQEYENGNYKRTYGSNAVNVQVSGGVVAVTTSKGKVEEYKNGSYKRTY, encoded by the coding sequence ATGGCGGTTGTAATTAAAGTCGTTAATGGCAAAATACAGGAATATGAGAATGGTAACTATAAGAGAACTTATGGTAGTAACGCTGTTAATGTGCAAGTTTCAGGTGGTGTAGTGGCTGTAACCACATCAAAGGGTAAAGTGGAAGAATATAAGAATGGTAGTTATAAAAGAACCTACTAG
- a CDS encoding DNA adenine methylase codes for MNYIGSKYKLIPFIKENIHAVAGNDLSGAIFCDLFAGTGIVGRAFKKAVNKIISNDLEYYSFVLNQNYIGNIQEIPNKEELIDRLNSVASKKGFIYSHYSLGGSSRQYFSETNAQKIDAMRLKIEELKLSQNIDNHSYYFLLASLLESADKVANTASVYGAFLKRLKKSAQKELILKGAHFDVSLNANEVYQQDASELIGKISGDILYLDPPYNARQYGANYHLLNTIAAYTPFAPKGKTGLPSYQKSSFCSRSQILNAFEDLIKKARFKYIFLSYNNEGLMSETEIKNILKKYGAYSLMTKTYMRFKADNKRTHKAAHTKECLHILIK; via the coding sequence ATGAACTACATCGGCTCTAAATACAAGCTCATTCCCTTTATTAAGGAAAATATCCATGCGGTTGCGGGCAACGATCTCTCTGGCGCGATTTTTTGTGATTTATTCGCTGGGACGGGCATTGTGGGGCGTGCGTTTAAAAAAGCTGTTAATAAGATCATCTCTAATGATTTGGAATATTATAGCTTTGTTTTGAATCAAAATTATATCGGCAACATTCAAGAAATCCCCAATAAAGAAGAGCTTATTGATAGGCTCAATAGCGTTGCTTCAAAAAAAGGTTTTATCTATTCGCATTATTCTTTGGGGGGGAGTTCAAGGCAGTATTTTAGCGAAACAAACGCTCAAAAAATTGATGCGATGCGTCTAAAAATTGAAGAGCTTAAGCTTTCTCAAAACATTGATAACCATTCGTATTACTTTTTGCTCGCATCGTTATTAGAGAGCGCGGACAAGGTGGCTAACACCGCTTCAGTTTATGGGGCTTTTTTAAAACGCCTTAAAAAAAGCGCTCAAAAAGAACTCATCTTAAAAGGCGCTCATTTTGATGTGAGTTTAAACGCTAATGAAGTGTATCAGCAAGACGCTAGCGAGTTGATCGGAAAGATTTCAGGGGATATTTTGTATTTAGACCCTCCTTACAATGCGAGACAATACGGGGCGAATTACCATTTATTGAACACGATTGCTGCTTATACGCCCTTTGCTCCAAAAGGCAAAACCGGATTGCCCAGTTACCAGAAATCCTCTTTTTGCTCTCGTTCTCAAATCTTAAACGCTTTTGAAGACTTGATCAAAAAAGCGCGATTCAAATATATTTTTTTAAGCTATAACAATGAAGGGCTTATGAGCGAAACAGAGATTAAAAATATCTTAAAAAAATACGGCGCTTACTCCTTAATGACCAAAACCTACATGCGTTTTAAAGCGGATAACAAACGCACCCATAAAGCCGCACACACCAAAGAATGTTTGCATATTCTTATCAAATAA
- a CDS encoding HAD family hydrolase: protein MAFEVVLWDFDGVIFDSMHLKYEGFKALFQKHGNDSKEGLKQFEVYHYQSGGISRNEKIQYFYNEILKTPIAQEEIEELALEFGAIIEQKLFDRGHLNSEVMAFIDKHYQNYIFHIASAALHSELQVLCEFLGIIKYFKSVEGSPPNKPKIIANIIQKYAYNPSRMLMIGDSVNDYESAQANKVAFLGYNSKVLKNLVGQDGYQGKYLEGFKGFDLQNFIKE, encoded by the coding sequence ATGGCGTTTGAAGTGGTTTTATGGGATTTTGATGGCGTGATTTTTGACAGCATGCATTTAAAATATGAAGGGTTTAAGGCGTTGTTTCAAAAGCATGGCAACGATAGTAAAGAGGGTTTGAAACAATTTGAAGTTTATCATTATCAAAGTGGGGGGATTTCAAGGAATGAAAAAATCCAATACTTTTATAATGAGATTTTAAAAACCCCTATCGCTCAAGAAGAAATAGAGGAATTAGCCCTAGAGTTTGGCGCTATCATAGAGCAAAAGCTTTTTGATAGGGGGCATTTGAACAGCGAAGTGATGGCGTTTATTGATAAACACTATCAAAATTATATTTTCCATATCGCTTCAGCGGCTTTGCATAGCGAATTGCAAGTGTTGTGCGAGTTTTTAGGGATCATTAAGTATTTTAAGAGCGTTGAAGGGAGTCCGCCTAATAAACCCAAGATCATCGCCAATATCATTCAAAAATACGCTTATAACCCAAGCCGCATGCTAATGATAGGCGATAGCGTCAATGACTATGAAAGTGCTCAAGCTAATAAAGTGGCGTTTTTGGGTTACAACAGCAAGGTTTTGAAAAATTTAGTGGGGCAAGATGGCTATCAAGGGAAGTATTTGGAGGGCTTTAAAGGGTTTGATTTACAAAACTTTATAAAAGAGTAA
- a CDS encoding ABC transporter ATP-binding protein encodes MAKKKHKIPTLKYFLRSLKQIYMLITFKEKMIFFLLVLMAVFSSFVEVMSLTLLMPFITLASDPSRALDDKDWKMVYDFFHFSSPVRLMYFFSFCLVGIYLFRMFYGVFFTYLRGRFSNKKAYQIKQQLFLQHIKNNYLSHLNHNLDSLRDIINNKAEGMFMSFNAFLSLLTEITVIVFFYSTLILTNWKITLVFTTILALQIFFIVKKVTVLIKKKGEMAAKSKAQTLKVFSKFFSNFKITKLKDNHEEAHKLFGENSRKAHDTEIIYSTLQVVPRYSIETVGFSLLILAVAYILFKYGEARMVLPTISMYALALYRILPSVTGVISYYNEIAYNQLATNVVFKSLSKTIIEEDLVPLDFNKKITLQNISFAYKSKHPVLKNFNLTIQKGQKIALIGHSGCGKSTLADIIMGLTYPKSGEIFIDNTLLTKENIRSWRKKIGYIPQNIYLFDGTVGDNIAFGSAIDEKRLIKVCKMAHIYDFLCEHEGLKTQVGEGGAKLSGGQKQRIGIARALYDNPEILVLDEATSALDNETERKIMDEIYQIAKNKTLIVIAHRLSTIERCEVIIDMSQHKDNLG; translated from the coding sequence ATGGCGAAAAAAAAACATAAAATTCCTACTTTAAAATATTTTTTGCGTTCTTTAAAGCAAATCTACATGCTCATCACTTTCAAGGAAAAAATGATTTTTTTCCTGCTTGTGTTGATGGCTGTTTTTTCTTCTTTTGTGGAAGTGATGTCCCTAACCCTCCTGATGCCTTTTATCACTCTCGCTTCCGATCCTAGCAGGGCTTTAGACGATAAAGACTGGAAAATGGTCTATGATTTTTTCCATTTTTCATCTCCCGTTCGTCTCATGTATTTCTTTAGTTTCTGTTTGGTGGGGATTTATTTGTTTAGGATGTTTTATGGGGTGTTTTTTACCTATTTAAGAGGGCGTTTTTCCAATAAAAAAGCTTATCAAATCAAACAACAACTCTTCTTGCAACACATCAAAAACAACTATTTATCGCACCTCAACCACAACCTGGATTCTTTAAGAGACATTATCAACAATAAAGCGGAGGGCATGTTTATGAGCTTTAACGCTTTTTTGAGTTTATTGACCGAAATAACCGTGATCGTTTTTTTCTATTCCACGCTCATATTGACCAATTGGAAAATAACGCTCGTTTTTACCACGATCCTCGCCTTACAAATTTTTTTTATCGTCAAAAAAGTCACCGTCCTTATCAAAAAAAAGGGTGAGATGGCCGCCAAATCCAAAGCGCAAACGCTTAAAGTCTTTTCAAAATTTTTCAGCAATTTCAAGATCACTAAACTCAAAGACAACCACGAAGAAGCCCACAAGCTTTTTGGAGAAAATAGCCGTAAGGCCCATGACACTGAGATCATTTACTCCACTTTGCAAGTGGTCCCCAGGTATTCAATAGAAACCGTGGGCTTTAGTTTGTTGATTTTAGCGGTCGCTTACATCTTATTCAAATACGGCGAAGCTAGAATGGTGCTCCCTACCATTTCTATGTATGCCCTAGCGCTTTATCGCATACTCCCTTCTGTAACTGGAGTGATCAGCTATTATAATGAAATCGCTTACAACCAGCTTGCGACCAATGTTGTTTTTAAAAGCCTTTCTAAGACCATTATTGAAGAGGATTTAGTCCCTTTAGATTTTAATAAAAAAATCACTCTCCAAAACATCTCGTTCGCTTATAAGTCAAAACACCCGGTTTTAAAAAATTTCAACCTCACCATTCAAAAAGGTCAAAAAATCGCTCTTATAGGCCATAGCGGGTGCGGGAAATCCACGCTAGCGGATATTATTATGGGGCTTACCTACCCTAAAAGTGGGGAAATTTTTATTGACAACACCCTTTTAACCAAAGAAAATATACGATCATGGCGTAAAAAAATAGGCTATATCCCCCAAAATATTTACCTTTTTGATGGCACTGTGGGGGATAATATCGCTTTTGGGAGCGCTATAGATGAAAAACGCTTGATTAAGGTGTGTAAAATGGCTCATATCTATGATTTTTTATGCGAGCATGAGGGCCTTAAAACCCAAGTGGGCGAAGGGGGCGCTAAGCTTAGCGGCGGTCAAAAACAGCGCATAGGCATCGCAAGAGCCTTATACGATAACCCTGAAATTTTGGTTTTAGATGAAGCCACTTCAGCCCTAGACAATGAAACCGAGAGGAAAATCATGGATGAAATCTATCAAATCGCCAAAAATAAAACCCTAATCGTTATCGCCCACCGCTTAAGCACGATTGAACGCTGTGAAGTCATCATTGACATGAGCCAACACAAAGACAATCTCGGCTAA
- the tuf gene encoding elongation factor Tu, which translates to MAKEKFNRTKPHVNIGTIGHVDHGKTTLSAAISAVLSLKGLAEMKDYDNIDNAPEEKERGITIATSHIEYETENRHYAHVDCPGHADYVKNMITGAAQMDGAILVVSAADGPMPQTREHILLSRQVGVPHIVVFLNKQDMVDDQELLELVEMEVRELLSAYEFPGDDTPIIAGSALRALEEAKAGNVGEWGEKVLKLMAEVDAYIPTPERDTEKTFLMPVEDVFSIAGRGTVVTGRIERGVVKVGDEVEIVGIRPTQKTTVTGVEMFRKELEKGEAGDNVGVLLRGTKKEEVERGMVLCKPGSITPHKKFEGEIYVLSKEEGGRHTPFFTNYRPQFYVRTTDVTGSITLPEGVEMVMPGDNVKITVELISPVALELGTKFAIREGGRTVGAGVVSNIIE; encoded by the coding sequence ATGGCAAAAGAAAAGTTTAATAGAACTAAGCCGCATGTTAATATTGGAACCATTGGGCATGTAGACCATGGTAAAACGACTTTGAGTGCAGCGATTTCAGCGGTGCTTTCTTTGAAAGGTCTTGCAGAAATGAAAGACTATGATAATATTGATAACGCCCCTGAAGAAAAAGAAAGAGGGATCACTATCGCTACTTCTCACATTGAATATGAGACTGAAAACAGACACTATGCACATGTGGATTGCCCAGGACACGCTGACTATGTAAAAAACATGATCACCGGTGCGGCGCAAATGGACGGAGCGATTTTGGTTGTTTCTGCAGCTGATGGTCCTATGCCTCAAACTAGAGAACATATCTTATTGTCTCGTCAAGTAGGCGTGCCTCACATCGTTGTTTTCTTAAACAAACAAGACATGGTAGATGACCAAGAATTGTTAGAGCTTGTAGAAATGGAAGTACGCGAATTGTTGAGTGCGTATGAATTCCCTGGCGATGACACTCCTATCATAGCGGGTTCAGCTTTAAGAGCTTTAGAAGAAGCAAAGGCTGGCAATGTGGGTGAATGGGGTGAAAAAGTGCTTAAGCTCATGGCTGAAGTGGATGCCTATATCCCTACTCCAGAAAGAGACACTGAAAAAACTTTCTTGATGCCGGTTGAAGATGTGTTCTCTATTGCGGGTAGAGGGACTGTAGTTACAGGTAGGATTGAAAGAGGCGTGGTGAAAGTAGGCGATGAAGTGGAAATCGTTGGTATCAGACCTACACAAAAAACGACTGTAACCGGTGTAGAAATGTTTAGGAAAGAGTTGGAAAAAGGTGAAGCCGGCGATAATGTGGGCGTGCTTTTGAGAGGAACTAAAAAAGAAGAAGTAGAACGCGGTATGGTTCTGTGTAAGCCAGGTTCTATCACTCCGCACAAGAAATTTGAGGGAGAAATTTATGTCCTTTCTAAAGAAGAAGGCGGGAGACACACTCCATTCTTTACCAACTATCGCCCGCAGTTCTATGTGCGTACGACTGATGTGACTGGCTCTATCACCCTTCCTGAAGGCGTCGAGATGGTTATGCCTGGCGATAATGTGAAAATCACCGTGGAGTTGATTAGCCCTGTTGCGTTAGAGTTAGGAACCAAATTTGCGATTCGTGAAGGCGGGAGAACCGTTGGCGCTGGTGTTGTGAGCAATATTATTGAATAA
- the rpmG gene encoding 50S ribosomal protein L33, which translates to MKVKIGLKCSDCEDINYSTTKNAKTNTEKLELKKFCPRENKHTLHKEIKLKS; encoded by the coding sequence ATGAAAGTTAAAATAGGGTTGAAGTGTTCTGATTGTGAAGACATCAATTACAGCACCACTAAGAACGCCAAGACTAACACTGAAAAACTGGAGCTTAAAAAGTTCTGCCCAAGGGAAAATAAGCACACTCTTCATAAAGAAATCAAATTGAAGAGTTAG
- the secE gene encoding preprotein translocase subunit SecE, whose product MDKWLMQYRLAREELSKVIFPIKEQIRNALISVLVVVSAVTLFLALLDFSLGAFISSVL is encoded by the coding sequence ATGGATAAATGGCTCATGCAATACAGATTGGCTAGAGAAGAGCTTTCTAAAGTGATATTTCCCATTAAAGAGCAGATACGCAACGCGCTTATTTCTGTTTTAGTGGTGGTGAGTGCTGTCACGCTGTTTTTAGCTTTGTTAGATTTTTCTCTAGGGGCTTTTATCTCTAGTGTTCTATAG
- the nusG gene encoding transcription termination/antitermination protein NusG: MDWYAIQTYSGSEQSVKKAIENLANDHNIRDRIQEIIVPTEDIIEVSKKSKTKVTERSLYPGYVFIKVDLDTVLWHKIQSLPRVSRFIGENKKPTPLSEADIGHILEKMNNRAAPKPKIFFEQGEVVRVVEGPFANFTATVEEYDVEHRKLKLNVSIFGRNTPIEILHSQVEKII, from the coding sequence ATGGATTGGTATGCTATACAAACTTATTCAGGGAGCGAGCAGTCCGTTAAGAAAGCGATTGAGAATCTAGCGAACGATCATAATATAAGAGATAGGATACAAGAGATCATTGTGCCTACTGAAGATATCATAGAGGTTTCTAAAAAAAGCAAGACGAAAGTAACGGAACGAAGCCTTTATCCTGGATATGTTTTTATTAAGGTGGATTTAGATACGGTTTTGTGGCATAAGATACAATCTTTGCCAAGAGTGAGCCGTTTTATTGGAGAAAATAAAAAGCCAACCCCATTGAGTGAAGCGGATATTGGGCATATTTTAGAAAAAATGAATAACCGAGCAGCCCCTAAACCCAAAATCTTTTTTGAGCAAGGCGAAGTGGTGCGCGTGGTGGAAGGCCCTTTTGCGAACTTTACCGCTACGGTGGAAGAGTATGATGTGGAACACCGCAAGCTCAAGCTCAATGTTTCTATTTTTGGTAGGAACACTCCAATAGAGATTTTGCATTCGCAAGTGGAAAAAATTATATAA
- the rplK gene encoding 50S ribosomal protein L11 translates to MAKKVVGEIKLQIPAGKANPSPPVGPALGQRGVNIMEFCKAFNERTKDMGSFNIPVIITVYQDKSFTFITKKPPVTDLIKKASGVEKGSDNPLKNKIAKLTHKQVEEIAQLKMEDLNTSTMEAAKKIVMGSARSMGVEVVD, encoded by the coding sequence ATGGCTAAAAAAGTAGTCGGAGAAATCAAACTTCAAATCCCTGCCGGTAAGGCAAACCCTTCACCTCCTGTAGGGCCAGCGTTGGGTCAAAGAGGGGTTAATATCATGGAATTTTGTAAGGCTTTTAACGAGAGAACTAAAGACATGGGGAGTTTTAATATCCCGGTCATTATCACGGTTTATCAAGATAAGAGTTTCACCTTTATCACTAAAAAGCCTCCGGTAACCGATTTGATCAAAAAAGCTTCTGGGGTTGAAAAAGGTTCTGACAACCCGCTCAAAAATAAGATTGCAAAGCTCACCCACAAGCAAGTGGAAGAGATCGCGCAATTGAAAATGGAAGATTTAAACACAAGCACCATGGAAGCGGCCAAAAAAATCGTTATGGGCAGTGCTAGGAGCATGGGCGTAGAAGTTGTGGATTGA
- the rplA gene encoding 50S ribosomal protein L1: MAKKVFKRLEKLFSKIQNDKAYGVEQGVEVVKSLASAKFDETVEVALRLGVDPRHADQMVRGAVVLPHGTGKKVRVAVFAKDIKQDEAKNAGADVVGGDDLAEEIKNGRIDFDMVIATPDMMAVVGKVGRILGPKGLMPNPKTGTVTMDIAKAVTNAKSGQVNFRVDKKGNVHAPIGKASFPEEKIKENMLELVKTINRLKPSGAKGKYIRNAALSLTMSPSVSLDAQELMDIK, translated from the coding sequence GTGGCAAAAAAAGTATTTAAAAGATTGGAAAAACTTTTTTCTAAAATTCAAAACGATAAAGCGTATGGCGTAGAGCAAGGCGTAGAGGTGGTTAAATCTCTCGCTTCAGCCAAATTTGATGAAACCGTGGAAGTAGCGTTAAGGCTAGGGGTTGATCCAAGGCATGCGGATCAAATGGTGCGCGGTGCGGTGGTGCTTCCTCATGGAACAGGGAAAAAAGTAAGAGTGGCTGTTTTTGCAAAAGACATTAAACAAGATGAAGCCAAGAACGCTGGGGCTGATGTCGTTGGCGGAGACGATTTGGCTGAAGAAATCAAAAATGGTCGCATTGATTTTGACATGGTGATTGCAACGCCTGATATGATGGCGGTTGTCGGTAAAGTGGGTAGGATTTTAGGCCCTAAGGGTTTGATGCCAAACCCTAAAACCGGAACCGTTACGATGGATATTGCTAAAGCGGTTACTAACGCTAAAAGTGGTCAAGTGAATTTCAGGGTGGATAAAAAGGGCAATGTTCATGCCCCTATTGGTAAGGCGAGTTTTCCTGAAGAAAAAATCAAAGAAAACATGCTTGAGTTGGTTAAAACGATCAACCGCCTAAAACCCAGTGGTGCGAAAGGCAAGTATATTAGAAACGCCGCTCTTTCGCTCACCATGTCGCCTTCAGTGAGTTTGGACGCACAGGAATTGATGGATATTAAATAG
- the rplJ gene encoding 50S ribosomal protein L10, producing the protein MQKQHQRQHKVELVANLKSQFADARALLICDYKGLSVKKLEALRNKARNQGIKVQVIKNTLAHIAMKEAGYSDLDLKETNVFLWGGDQIALSKLVFDFQKEHKDHFVLKAGLFDKESVSVAHVEAVSKLPSKEELMGMLLSVWTAPARYFVTGLDNLRKAKEEN; encoded by the coding sequence ATGCAAAAACAACATCAAAGGCAACATAAAGTAGAGCTAGTCGCTAACTTAAAATCGCAATTTGCAGATGCCAGAGCCCTTTTAATTTGCGATTATAAGGGTCTTAGCGTGAAAAAGTTGGAAGCTTTAAGGAATAAGGCTCGCAATCAAGGCATTAAAGTGCAAGTGATTAAGAACACTCTCGCTCATATTGCCATGAAAGAGGCCGGCTATTCTGATTTGGATTTGAAAGAAACCAATGTGTTTTTGTGGGGCGGTGATCAAATCGCTCTCTCTAAACTCGTGTTTGATTTCCAAAAAGAGCATAAAGATCACTTTGTGTTGAAAGCGGGCTTGTTTGATAAAGAAAGCGTTAGCGTAGCTCATGTGGAAGCGGTTTCAAAACTCCCAAGCAAAGAAGAGCTTATGGGAATGTTGCTTTCTGTTTGGACGGCTCCGGCGCGTTATTTTGTGACCGGTTTAGACAATTTGCGTAAAGCGAAAGAAGAAAACTAA
- the rplL gene encoding 50S ribosomal protein L7/L12, with protein sequence MAISKEEVLEYIGSLSVLELAELVKMFEEKFGVSATPTVVAGAAVAGGAAAESEEKTEFNVILADSGAEKIKVIKVVREITGLGLKEAKDATEKTPHVLKEGVNKEEAETIKKKLEEVGAKVEVK encoded by the coding sequence ATGGCAATTTCAAAAGAAGAAGTGTTAGAGTATATTGGTTCATTGAGCGTTTTAGAGCTTGCTGAATTGGTTAAAATGTTTGAGGAAAAATTTGGCGTGAGTGCGACTCCAACGGTCGTGGCGGGTGCGGCTGTAGCTGGCGGTGCAGCGGCTGAAAGCGAAGAAAAAACCGAATTTAATGTGATTTTGGCTGATAGCGGTGCTGAAAAAATCAAGGTGATTAAAGTGGTTCGCGAAATCACTGGACTTGGCCTGAAAGAAGCTAAAGACGCTACCGAAAAAACCCCTCATGTGCTTAAAGAGGGCGTGAATAAAGAAGAAGCTGAAACCATCAAGAAGAAACTTGAAGAAGTAGGCGCTAAGGTTGAAGTCAAGTAA